From the Trifolium pratense cultivar HEN17-A07 linkage group LG4, ARS_RC_1.1, whole genome shotgun sequence genome, the window TAAATCGTTCAATTTCAACTCTTCTGAGACCAATATGCGAGGTTAACTCACAATCTCAACACCTATAAGAAAGTGAAACTCTCAGTGCAGTGTACTAGCTAGTAACAAGAACACAAGAAATTGAAACTGCATATAGAATGGAACATTTAACAAAAAACCAAGCAAACTCAACACCACTTACTCCACTCACTTTCTTAGAAAGAGCTTCCACTGTCTACGGTGATTCGATTTCCATTATCTACAATAACACCTCATTCACATGGTCTCAAACCCACCGTAGATGTCTTCAACTAGCTTCATCACTTTCATCCATCGGTATCAAAAAAGGCCACGTGGTTTCCGTTCTCTCTCCCAACACACCCGCAATGTACGAACTTCACTTCGCTGTTCCAATGTCCGGTGCCATTCTCAACAACCTTAATTTCCGTCTCGACCATAAAAGCCTTTCCGTGCTCCTCACCCACAGCGAATCAAAACTCATCTTTGTAGACATTCATTCtctttctctaacactcaaCGCTCTTTCTTTATTCCCCAAAAACACTCAAATCCCAAAGCTAGTCCTTATTAACGACGATACACTCGCACCGCACGAGATTCCTTCACCTCCGAAAAATGTTAACATTATAAACACCTACGAAGGTCTTGTAACAGAAGGTGATCCGAATTTCAAATGGATCCGACCCGAGTCCGAATGGGATCCGATTACGTTAAACTATACTTCTGGAACGACGTCGTCTCCGAAAGGTGTAGTGCATTGTCACAGAGCAACGTTTATCGTTTCGCTCGATTCACTCATTGATTGGTCCGTTCCGGTTCAACCGGTTTATCTCTGGACGTTACCGATGTTCCATTCTAACGGGTGGAGTTACCCGTGGGGGATTGCTGCCGTCGGAGGAACAAATATTTGTGCGCGTAGAGTCGACGCGCCGACGATCTACCGTTTAATTGAATCTCACGGTGTAACACACATGTGTGCTGCTCCGGTTGTGCTTAACATGCTTTCATGTTTCAACAGAACTGAACCGTTGAAAAAACCGGTTCATGTTCTCACCGGAGGTTCGTCGCCTCCGGCGACGATTCTCTGTCGTGCCGAGTCGTTAGGTTTTGATATTTGCCATGGATATGGTATGACGGAGACGTGCGGTGTAGTCGTGTCGTGTGCGTGGAAAACGGAATGGAATAAGTTTCCGGCGACGGAACGGGCGAGGATGAAGGTGAGGCAAGGTGTGAGGAAGGTGGGAGTGGCGGAGGTTGATGTTGTGGGACCCACCGGAGAAAGTGTTAAGCGTGATGGTGTAACTGTTGGTGAGATAGTTGTAAAAGGTGCATGTGTAATGCTTGGTTATTTGAAAGATGAGGCTGCCACGTGGCAGTGCATGAGAAATAATGGTTGGTTTTACACTGGCGATGTTGGTGTTATGCATGAGAATGGGTATTTGGAGATTAAGGATAGGACAAAGGATGTGATTATAAGTGGTGGAGAGAATATGAGTAGTGTGGAGGTTGAGGCGGTTTTGTATATGCATCCGGCAGTTAAGGAGGCGGCCGTGGTGGCAAGACCGGATGAATTTTGGGGTGAGACGCCGTGTGCGTTTGTGAGTTTGAAGGATGAGTTGAAGGAGAATGAAATTCCGACTGAGAAAGAGGTTAATGAATTTTGTAGGGAGAGGTTGCCGCATTTTATGGTCCCGAAGACGGTTGTTTTTAAGGAGGAGCTGCCAAAGACTTCAACGGGGAAGGTACAGAAGCATGTACTTAGAAGGGTTGCTAGAGCTATGGGGTCCTTGCCCATACCACCACCACTGTTTCCTAGTCGCATTTGATTATGCAATGTACTCTTAGATTTGCTTTCAATGCTTTATTACTCATGATTTGGTTAATTAATCCATGTCTTTGTGAGCAATAATTGAAGCACTTATGTAAAATGACTACGGTATAATGTACGGATGATTTTGCCGGCCGTAGGAGTTTCATATAGTTGCACACTGATTTCAATTTTGAGATtagaaggtttttttttttttttttataaattaaataattaattacatgAGGGGACTATGCCTTAccccaaaaaaagaaataaaagtgtTAAATAAATCGATTCGAATGAATCGACCGTCAACACGGATACGACTCACGTACTCACAACTCCCTGCCACAAGCAGCAAGCAATAATGCTTTTTCAAGCGAAACAGTCCGAAATCATGAATGATGGATATTAAAAGATCTTTAAAACCAAGGCGAATGAACCGACCATCAACATGGAATCGATCCACGTGCCCGCTACTCCCTGTCGTAAGCAGCAAGCGATGAAGCTTTTTCAAGCGAAACTGTCTGAAATTTATGAAtgactagcgggccaggcaggcgcgttccgcgcttgcctgtgtctaacttatgtacccaaaaataaagatacgccttatgttatggtgagtttgttaataaaagattttttttgctactaaaaaaagcaagggtaatgttggtattatgaaaattctgccccaaaactcatgtattctttttatatattatagtatagaatagatatagatgaaaaaaccataaaaaaaaagaggaagttaagggcaattatggaataattaaaaaaccataaaggaagttaagggcaaaatggacaaaaaaaaatccagcccaaactcccttatcccctttatatattgttatagaagtatagaatagatatagatgaaaaaaccataaaaaaaaaaagagaggaagttaagggcaattatggaataattaaaaaaccataaaggaagttaagggcaaaatggaccaaaaaaaatccagcccaaactcccttatcccctttatatattgttatagatatacgGATATTAAAATATCAACCTCTGACAAAACTAGTCTTTTTTGAAAtttggcacgcagtgaacacaatgctgcacaagatgctatagcgtatgttgcagcaagacaggtgcagaataaagtaaataaataaataaataaataacagaataataaataacacaagtagttgttaacccagttcagtgcaacgtcacctactctgagggataccaatccaggaatgaatccactataatagctctagttcaaagccctcgaccaacacccggtacttgacttatcacctagacactactcgttgatacgatcatgagttccctaaacatgtggaaggaaacttataaaaaatgcataaaaaatatttggatgaagatgcttgagccaaacttgaagcccaattcaTATGATAAGAAGCATCCTTGGGCTGAATagtggtctaataatattggactaaataaaaaaaataattaagtccaattttctttatttttattgtaattttcgtttttggtattaggagaatttttagatgacctttagttgctccctaggctctctagatgcttcctagtggtgcactaagtcattatagtggctagtgggaatttataagcatgttagtgggaattttctaagtcctatggtgaatgtatggtagtggacaataaatcctactatgtaaggatatgctataaataggactatcatgtacttttcaaacaacttggaatataatctaatttgagagtttctcttctgagaactttttctttgttcttgtgataagaacattgttcttgagataagaactttatagtgttggttctaccggcaggtcgcggttagggtcgcactttctttgataacttttgttctaccggcaggtcgcggttagggtcaagttcctctatatcttgataactttggttctaccggcaggtcgcggttagggtcaagttcctctatatcttgataatcttggttctaccggcaggtcgcggttagggtcaagttcctcttttacctgtttttaagacgatcctaagcagtcgcttatcagttggtatcagagcttcggctCTTGAAATCAGGTTtgatctatcatttttttttatcttgttaaaaaaaaaaaagagttgaaaaaaaaatatggaggaaGAAAAGCATGTCTCCATGAAACATTTGGATAAGTTATTATTTCAAGAATTTCAAAAGcttcatgaaaagtttgatcgcATAGAGaggaattatagaaaaaattataaaaaaagaaacggAGAAAAGGAGATAGAAAATGGAAGAGTGAAAAGTGAGGGACAAACGAAAAAacatattgcaaattttgatgtattttggggtaacttccaaaataaagagattggtagagagaaaagaaaacaagagagcaaggagaaacttgaaagtgaagtgaagggagaagaaattattgaaaaagaaattgagaacatTTTTGTGGCTATCGAAAATGTCACCATTCCTAAgagtgagaaagaaaaagaagagattatcgaaaaagaaattaatagtGTTTTTGTGGCTACCGAAAATGTCATCATTCcttttaataatgtttattttacttcTTGTACTCTAGAGTCTTTATCTCAAGGAGAAGTTAGTGAAGAAGATAGAAATCTTACTTTTGAGAGAagtaaagaaaaggaagtagagaagatggaaaattgtgagagaaaatataatgatgttatagaagtggaggagaaagaaaatattgagagaaaagaaaaaaagaaaaatgaatgtgaaGCGAAGGAAatttatgagagaaaaataaatgaggaggttgaaaaagatgtcaactttgagaagattgaagaagaaaaattcaacttgcaaaaagaaaggaaatattcaaaagagagaatttttgttactaatcttttagttatttatgcaggtttggatttgaggacaaatcctcttgaagagggagagaatgatacgatcatgagttccctaaacatgtggaaggaaacttataaaaaatgcataaaaaatatttggatgaagatgcttgagccaaacttgaagcccaattcaTATGATAAGAAGTATCCTTGGGCTGAATagtggtctaataatattggactaaataaaaaaaataattaagtccaattttctttatttttattgtaattttcgtttttggtattaggagaatttttagatgacctttagttgctccctaggctctctagatgcttcctagtggtgcactaagtcattatagtggctagtgggaatttataagcatgttagtgggaattttctaagtcctatggtgaatgtatggtagtggacaataaatcctactatgtaaggatatgctataaataggactatcatgtacttttcaaaaaacttggaatataatctaatttgagagtttctcttctgagaactttttctttgttcttgtgataagaacattgttcttgagataagaactttatagtgttggttctaccggcaggtcgcggttagggtcgcactttctttgataactttggttctaccggcaggtcgcggttagggtcaagttcctctatatcttgataactttggttctaccggcaggtcgcggttagggtcaagttcctctatatcttgataatcttggttctaccggcaggtcgcggttagggtcaagttcctcttttacctgttttcaagacgatcctaagcagTCGCTTATCACTCGTGCAaccctatctaagaacctcttagataatgagaccccgtcccaaattccctctaacaacatgtaccatgttgctgtcaataataataatcaagatggagacactctcctagaaactagaccacactattgcttaaaagcttatgagtgaatcacacacactaactccgtgcttcaaagcttaggagtagcttacaattaacaaccaaaacacagccctaaacttgcatcaaattgacacaagaaaggctgacaaaagacacaaactctaaaccctaaaaactcacactttgtaaagaacacggtttagaatacatgagtagaatggcttgaggcttcacatatttatagtcttcaattgtcttgatgtacaagctaggtcttcagacaaacagAGCTGTAAaaattgcggccaaccctatattattttcagaaatataatttgtttgtcacacaaaaatataaattattattttcaaaaatataacaagttatatttttgttttaaataataattctCAAACCGCCTTCAGGAAAACTTGTGTAACAAGCCACGTCTTGAATAGTCGCACGTGCTTGGATATAAAAACGACTTAAATCTTCctttgatttgaaaaagaaattctgcgcaaaacagagcatcaggatgctgtacgatgatgctacagcatctctgtccagcatctggctggttggcttttgcaaaatgtagctaATCTCAAAACACCAACATTTTTGAAAATCCAAAGCAAACCAAAACCATTCGAAAGCCAGATCGAGGGATGGTCAATCAACGGAACTGAGCATCATGAACACGAGTCACCAAAATAACCATCGAACCCATTAGCAGCACGACAAACGACACTACCACCAACACGACATATCAACGCACTAAGCCCTTTCGAACATTATcgggctaaagctagtcttgaTGAATCCGGATCATGAGTGGTTTTCCACAAAACAGTACCCAAAGATATGAACAACCTGATTGAGAAGGTAATGGAGCAAAGCCTTCAAACAAGGTTTCTCACTTCTGTCGGTTTAGGAAAACTAACCAGCAATCTGATTGTTCTCTCAAAACGACAGTGTTGCAACGATCAACAGTTTCTGTACCGATCTTTGCACCAACAGTTCTGCAATCTGCACAATCCACAGATTTCTAACAGTGACCACGTACGGTCCAATCGGAGCCGCCGACTTCTGGCCTAAGAACGCCGGAGACGGTGATACAGAGAAACAGGGAACCTTCTCATCGCACCACCACTCCGTGAGAGAGGGAGGCCGCAGCCGCGTGAGAGTGGGCGGAGGTTGGTCGTCGATTtgggaggaagaagaagaagaatgataCGGCGGCTAACCTATCCGATTAGAAGGTTTAAATTACACAAAGATAAAATTAACTATAAACAATTTCAACCATCGATCAATTTTAGATCAGACCGTCTGTATGAGTAATTACGTGACACAGTTACTATGTCAAATCCAATTCTTGTAATGTACTACTACTAGTACACGATCTACTCTCTTCGTAACCATCGCAAAAGTCAAAATTTTACGCTacgggtgtgtttgatttgcaaAACAATATGCACCAGACAGAACAAGATAGTACATGACAAGACACAATTGTTATGGAGAGAGATAtagagataatattttttatattcgaaaataaaatgagtatttttgtattttttataattttactataaataaaaatttatatttagttcAGGACAGTGATGACAACcaattatataatgtttttagtagtagattAGTATAGTTTTTATAGTAAATAAAGACCAAAAGCAAGGAAATATCAGGAAAAGTGAAGACACAAGGACCAAAAgcaagaaaaatggaaaaaccagcaaaaagggcaaaaatggaataaagaaAGCGCACCATCGTATCCACGATGAACCTGgacgtggcgcgatgagaagaatgataaaattgaagaaaatctgctgaaaatctttaccatcgtagcacgatggcttgtcatcgaggcacgatgatgacttgaaaaataagCAGAAAATCCCGAgtaaatcttccatcgtaccacgataggatccatcgtggccacaatgaggcaaaaatacacgtcatcgtggccacgatgggtgcgatggaggCGCATAAAAAGCCCAAACCCAActgtaaaactataaatagatccttcctccttcacaattattcattccaaaatattctaacatatttaagagttaggagaactctaagaaggaggcaaggaggccaaggaactccaaggccattaaggttctttttctttgtgtctttgtaatttatttttcctaggttaggtggagttgagaaactcccttacgaatgcttggttgtaatattaatatttatgaattttagttatttctattcaaactcttttgttgtctggttttagttattttaatattgatcatattagaataaaatctaagggcCTAatggatatcgcataggaaacgaaaCTAGTAATCCCGACCGAAGGATGACATATTAAGGCCtgcatgagaccattaaattaaGTATCTgccgtcttagtataggattggaAAGAGCGTTAATTTCTACCTTGCAGAGTTTGCCTGTAAGTAGGTCACTAGTTTTAGGAACACGTGACAgcttataatttaggggtcCCCAGGGCGATGAGACCAAAGTTTAAACGAGAAAGTGGAGTTCTGAATCATGGTGTCTAAATAAAGCAAGGGTAACCTTTAATTAGGCTCTGTAAAAGCTTGTGATAGAAATAGGAACAGAtattgcttcaaacctattttcAAGAGTCTAAATCCTTAAAGAGGGAAATAATTAAGCCACCAAACAAGAGTAAGGGAAGGATCCGACCACACTAACCACCtcgtgtggtcacacacacacacacacacacacacaccttttACTTTTCAGTCATTTAAATTCCACATTTACTTTCCGCATTTACTAAAGTACCCATAAAGATACCTTATTAAATACACAAAGTGAAGGCAACTATCTATATttctaagcgaaactagtaaccttggcacaatccatgtggagaacgataaacttactactttattacttggtagagattctgtgcacttgcagaaccaccgtcagacaccaattcttgtttttgtcatgtctcttaCCGTCTATTTTGTAAAGTCACATAATCAATTTCTAAATCAAATAGGGTGCATTAATAATTATTCGgtccaatttcttttttttttagtagatcaAATGCACTCTATGTATGAAGATACTGATGACTAGTACACTAGTGAGCATACTAGTACTCCCTCTATCCCATAATGAGTGACCCATTTTGAAAATGTacactattcatatattttggtttgaccatatttttctactaataaataaaaataaatattagcatataagatgttgttcaaTTCGTCTCGAtgaagtattttcaaaatatcaaatatttataatttttattattatacaattaaaaatattaatcgtcaaaattATGCACCAGCATACGTAAAACAATCAACTGAGTCGGTGAGGGAGTAGTTGCTTACAttgaaaaaggagaaaaaatgaCAAAAGTCTTACTCTTAGGCCTTTACTTGTTTCAAAGAAAATTACTACCTCATGCCTCATTGCCTATCACAAACGTTTTAATGTTCACACGGCTGGTGTATCATTTCAATTTCCAAGCTTTCATGTTATCAAGCTTTAAATGAAGGGCATATTTGGTATAACCGCAATAAATAGGAAGGAAGTATAATGTATTCAACTTTTGCTTACTCTATTCGTttcaaattataaagaaaaaaaaaatcgcacttatcaaaaaaaagtaaaacaagataatttaaaatatgtttaaaGACTACACATtattagtttaaattaatttcacactgacaaccaataagaatgaagcattcttccacatcatattaagaaagtggggTTTAGTGaagtgatgtggcggaaaacatggttagTATTGGTTGACATTTTACACTGTCAgtacatattcttttttctcttaaaaataaataaattgtcacTACAACATTTACGCTTTTAGACAACAGTTCAAAATTGTAGCCTAAACCATGAAAATTGTTGCCTAAAAGTATAGGGAACAGTTTCCACCCGTTTTATAAGCGAGCGTTACCTATTATCTATGGTTACAGTTTTTTCGCGTTTTGGGCACACTTTTAGAAACCGTCGCCAAAGCTATCGGAAATAGGGAACAGTTGTTCAGCAAACTTTAGGCAACAGTTTTTACCCGTTGCCGATTCTATTTACACTTCAGAACTGTTACCAAAAGATTAAGCAAAGGGAACAATTTTCAAGTGTCCCTGTTACATATAggcaacatattttttttatttaaatttttttttttgggtacaaacgcaacatatttttaaatatgcaTTAATATAgacaataattttaaaaatattttgaccaaatttaatattcaatttatacatttgaaataaaaatgagGCAAAAATACATGAAATCCTTTATTCAAATATTTGTATAGTATTACATAAATGCATAGTGGAGTACCTCCACTCTATGGTATGGGTACTAAAAAGTAGCAAACATGTACTGCTACTATAAAACACCTGAAgacttattcaaataaaaaactataaaacaCCTAAAGTCATGGTTAATGCTCCCATGACTTTTTAATACAAACTAAGacaatattttctcaaaacTATAAATACAACTAAAATTGAGCAAACTGTAAAATAGTAAATTTCCTTTCAATACCCCCACAATCTTGGCTACTTAATCATACGAAGAATCACCTACAATATGCCTTATGTTACTTTCTTTAAACGATCATTATCAATTCCAACCTTTCTTTGATCGTAATTCCTTTTCATCGTATTTCTCCAATGCAAAACCTGCTACACCAACTTAATTAATCAATAGCTGAACAAAAACATAATGAGGACCCAAAACTACATCAATCAAAGATAGCATACTACCACAAACAtacttataaactatttttgaaCGTTTCAAACCCAATTAAATTGAGTTCTCCAATAATTGATGCATTTGCTCTTATTCTTAACTATACATACAAGAACAACAAACGATCATATTCACAAGAACAACAAACTAGtatatgttaaaatataattgCCAATCtaccattttttctttaaactataaattttattgatCGCTAAAACCAAGGTTGTATAGCATTGTAAGGGGGAAGGGAGCACATCGCTAAAACCAATCCCATTATACCTACCAACACCCACACAAGGCCACAAAGGGCGCACACCAGAGAGAAACATAAGCTAATGGCAtccacacaaaataaaaaatagcataaaaccaaattaaaccaAGGGGAACTTGAACTCAAACACAAAATAGCAGAGCATCCAAGAATACTGTCATAGACATCCAATTACTCGACAAACCAACCCGGATAGCAACACCAAAACACACAACAGATCACAGCAGCACCTAATTGAAACTGGATAGCAAAACCACATCCAAAGAAAGTAGCAATCTGCTGCGACTGAAGCAATAAAAAACTTGTTTCGCAAAGAAAGAATCCCACCGCTACTGCCTTCCGAAGCTAGAAAGGCAGTTCTCATCTCCCCACAAGCTAAAACACGGATAGCAGCACCATAACATTAAGAATTAGGAATACTATAAGTATATGATAACCAACTAaaactatttctttcttttgagaGTGTTGTGTCTGCTCTGTCTGAATTCTCATAGGTAACATATAACATATGCAATCTTAGTGCTCTTTTTGTTATTTCTCAAGAAGGTCGTGAGGCAGATATATTGTTGGAACTCATGGCAGGGAAATAACAATATcaacaaaggaataaaatattgaggcatagtttaatttaatttaatttaacattAAAAGAAATACTTTACCACTACTTACATGATACATAGAAGTTCGAATTCATAGAGAATAAACATAGCTTAGCCTAAACAAAGTTTTATAAGTAGATATTTCATCAAGCACCTTctttgaaaaaacaaacaaaaggaaTGTACATTATTTAACCACAAGAACTAAGCTTACTTTGGTGTTGCAAAATGACTTGAGATTGACAAAATATAGTTTGCTAGAACTCTAGAAGATGTTTTCCCTTATCTCAGTGGATTCACACATGACTTGATTTCAAAAACCCCACCAAAATACCTGCATAACAGTGAGTTAAAACATTAAAATGCTTCTTCCTAACATTAAATTGAGCCACAAAAATTCAGCCAGAATCTCATAGCCAAACAATCGATATCTCATAACCAAATTAACCTAAAAAATTCAgccacaacaacaaaaacaaacaaacccaGAAAAACAAActagaagaaaaaagaacagaCAAACCTAGAACCACAAACCAGAAAAAATCCTTCAACAAATTCAGATCTACAATCTGTTAATTCCTTCTCAGTGTTCGTGCTTAAGCTAAAGCTTACATGATCAACCATGAAACCCTTATCGTAGCCACCAACGCCGCTAGATAATCTCTGAAACTATAACGCCACTAAGAAGGTCGGGGAGATAGGGTCTTTCGGATTGAAGCCATTAATTTTGGTCAAAGAAAAAACACGAGGAAGAGGAATAGATCGAAAACCCTAAAAAGCTAGGGATTGAATGGTGAAAGGGAATATAGATCTGAAACCCTAAAAATCTAGGGATTGAACAGTGAGAGGTAATTTAGAGAGCTACAGATTGAGGTAGATTTTCGATTTTGCGGTGGTGTTTGAAGAGTAGGAGACGAAGGAGAAGGAAGGCACACGGTGGAGTTTTGTGTTTAGATTGgactagtgttttttttttttttttttttttttgagggaaTTGGACTAGTGTTTTGTACCgaagtaaaattattattattatttttataattagagAAATTGTCAGGTGAGTCTTCACCTAATCATTAATGATTAAGCACAACCAATCACATAATTTACAACTCATTAAATAATtagataaataattaatagattagtaattaataaaatcaaatctctataaccaaaaaaaataaattaacaaaactaaatctctataaataagaagaagaaaaaaaacatacatgtgtactttataatttattttcacgctcattatttttttttccttctttacatactaagctttctttttatttttttttatttacttgaaaataattaaatatttttttttactaaaattaaatatttttatggcactatattaataagataattcaaccgttaattttactaagtttgtttatcaattattcactatttttttatccAACAAATTCATAATAGTTTGGAGTTTTGGACGGTCCATAAGTTTTTTAaaagtacaaaaataataatgaataaaaataaggtaTATTCTTTATTAGTACCgaatttgtattattatttattggacACCGCTATTCCGTACGgaaaattctttaaaatataaattatgtaaatATAAGTTATAGTATCAAAATATGATAAGACATTATACTTAACATGACAATGTATTAATCACTGAAGtgttcacataaaaataattgaaacatggaaattaaaaacaaaaagagagagcttagaagaaaaaaaaaagagcaattagaaagaaaaaaaattaataaagtgcacaacacatgtttttttatataactttttttttctttccttatttatagagatttgattttagttgtttctctattaattatttataattatttaatatattaattagttgTAATTATGTGATTGATTTTGTGTTTAATCATTAGTGCTTAGGTGATggctcacctaagaatttctcttaTAATAACATAGTCAAATATttatctttcaaaaaataaacttaaataaaaaactttgtAATGTTGAATATTAAAAGTAACAGTGCATAAATGTAGCCTTTTCTCATAAATAATGTAACAGCTAAAAATTGTTCCCACAAATATCTAGGGGCACAGTTGTTaactattgcaaaagaaatatcataataacaGTCCGTAACTGTTCCCTTTTCAGTTTAAGGGAACAATTATTTAGCGTTTCCTATAAAGAACTGGCAACAGTCATAATGTGTTGACTAAGCCACTTTTAGGTAACAATTTTTACATGTTGCATAAAACATT encodes:
- the LOC123923384 gene encoding 2-methylpropanoate--CoA ligase CCL4-like, whose product is MEHLTKNQANSTPLTPLTFLERASTVYGDSISIIYNNTSFTWSQTHRRCLQLASSLSSIGIKKGHVVSVLSPNTPAMYELHFAVPMSGAILNNLNFRLDHKSLSVLLTHSESKLIFVDIHSLSLTLNALSLFPKNTQIPKLVLINDDTLAPHEIPSPPKNVNIINTYEGLVTEGDPNFKWIRPESEWDPITLNYTSGTTSSPKGVVHCHRATFIVSLDSLIDWSVPVQPVYLWTLPMFHSNGWSYPWGIAAVGGTNICARRVDAPTIYRLIESHGVTHMCAAPVVLNMLSCFNRTEPLKKPVHVLTGGSSPPATILCRAESLGFDICHGYGMTETCGVVVSCAWKTEWNKFPATERARMKVRQGVRKVGVAEVDVVGPTGESVKRDGVTVGEIVVKGACVMLGYLKDEAATWQCMRNNGWFYTGDVGVMHENGYLEIKDRTKDVIISGGENMSSVEVEAVLYMHPAVKEAAVVARPDEFWGETPCAFVSLKDELKENEIPTEKEVNEFCRERLPHFMVPKTVVFKEELPKTSTGKVQKHVLRRVARAMGSLPIPPPLFPSRI